One genomic region from Prevotella sp. Rep29 encodes:
- a CDS encoding 5'-methylthioadenosine/adenosylhomocysteine nucleosidase — translation MKIGIIVAMDKELTQLKSLFDSKEILVEKCGIGKVNAALGAQRMINEFRPDVLISSGCAGGNGDELNIQDVIVSSELCYHDVHCGTAIDHTTQDGQVQGMPPRFKADPWLLEKAQQIATTQSTLKIHQGLIVTGDWFVDTREKMREIVGKFPEAKAVDMESCAIAQTCYIHNVPFISFRIISDIPLRDTNASQYHNFWETIAENSFQVTKNFVAALREETLR, via the coding sequence ATGAAAATCGGTATCATTGTAGCGATGGATAAGGAGCTCACGCAGCTCAAGTCGCTTTTCGACAGCAAAGAAATATTGGTAGAGAAGTGCGGAATCGGCAAAGTGAATGCAGCACTCGGTGCCCAGCGGATGATTAACGAGTTCCGTCCCGATGTACTCATCTCCTCAGGATGTGCGGGCGGAAACGGTGACGAACTCAACATTCAGGACGTGATAGTCAGTTCCGAACTGTGCTATCACGACGTGCATTGCGGCACTGCCATCGACCACACGACGCAAGACGGTCAGGTGCAAGGCATGCCGCCGCGCTTCAAGGCTGACCCCTGGCTGCTGGAAAAAGCGCAGCAAATTGCAACTACCCAGTCAACGCTCAAGATTCATCAGGGGCTTATCGTCACTGGCGACTGGTTTGTTGACACGCGTGAGAAGATGCGTGAAATCGTCGGGAAGTTCCCCGAGGCAAAGGCAGTGGATATGGAGTCGTGCGCTATTGCTCAGACCTGCTACATCCACAATGTGCCGTTCATCTCTTTCCGCATCATCAGCGACATTCCCCTGCGCGACACCAACGCATCACAATACCACAATTTCTGGGAAACCATCGCGGAAAACTCTTTCCAAGTAACAAAAAACTTTGTTGCAGCGTTGCGCGAAGAGACGCTCCGCTAA